In one Chryseobacterium camelliae genomic region, the following are encoded:
- a CDS encoding fibronectin type III domain-containing protein, translated as MRKNQPALVLGALGLFASSFALAQNYQQMPVQTGFTADVIANGTGSSSVTANNDVDGVSYAFVAKDFLLTSTSTPINYGIPVDGIINSVITATPGLSYQLASLSANNSLRLAAVNDAGTLVFTTPKAATKLYMLSTNGSGSATVSVTVNFSDGTNQLFTGINIADWYNGTNIALQGIGRIKRPGAAPLAGDDVPSPEGGTNPRLYQNELVIDAANQAKLIQSVVVTKTAGTGSANTTNIFAFSADAYSTCVPPTLQPVGTVTANSAAISWTAPAGSTVASYDIYYSTSNTVPASTATPNFPGETGTSKTIPGLNSNTTYYYWVRTNCSTGTSQSAWSFGGTFKTACAVFTVPYTENFDTTSTGSASNNNAPSCWSYLESASFPGNGYVSGTTNAFTSPNAYYLNNSSATSGSQMLVSPPTTSLSNGTKRVRFYAKSTTAGTTLLVGTLANAADPATFTQIGSPLALTTTQTQYTVNIPAGTDVQLAFKHGLTATSRTIYIDDITVQEIPSCLEPTAVSASAITSSGATIGWTAPGTVPANGYEVYYSTSNVAPTSSTILNGTNSASSSTTSAPISGLSPASTYYVWVRSVCSGTDKSIWSLQATFITACVSVATFTQNFDTTAVDSLPPCWTSIGTNTTYAKAYASSAMSAPNAMYIYTSGTSIGMVSTPELSTLQSGSYVLKFKGRGNSSAGGVVQIGYLTNPTDTSTFVSIGSYTASSTTAVDNFTLNITGIPAGVNKLVLKHTGSPSYSVLLDDISYELSGLATSETSVKKNEVNVYPNPFTDVLSISDIKDVKSVSVMDVTGRLVKNIENPSSVLHLGDLKQGLYLVVLNMNDGSKQTIKAIKK; from the coding sequence ATGAGAAAAAATCAACCAGCTCTTGTGTTGGGTGCATTAGGACTGTTTGCCAGTTCTTTTGCTTTAGCACAAAACTACCAGCAAATGCCTGTGCAGACAGGATTTACAGCAGATGTAATTGCGAATGGAACAGGCTCGTCGTCAGTTACTGCAAATAATGATGTAGATGGAGTTTCTTATGCTTTTGTAGCTAAGGATTTCCTATTAACGTCAACAAGTACGCCTATTAATTATGGTATTCCTGTTGATGGAATTATTAATTCCGTGATAACTGCAACTCCCGGATTGAGTTATCAATTGGCAAGTTTGAGTGCAAATAATTCTTTGAGATTGGCTGCGGTAAATGATGCCGGAACCTTAGTATTTACAACACCAAAAGCAGCTACTAAATTGTATATGCTTTCTACCAACGGGAGTGGTAGTGCAACGGTTTCTGTTACAGTGAATTTTTCAGATGGTACCAATCAGCTATTTACAGGTATTAATATTGCTGATTGGTACAACGGAACTAATATTGCTCTTCAAGGGATTGGAAGAATTAAAAGACCGGGAGCGGCGCCTCTTGCCGGTGATGATGTTCCGTCGCCGGAAGGGGGGACTAATCCAAGATTGTATCAAAATGAGTTGGTAATAGATGCGGCTAATCAAGCGAAGCTTATCCAAAGTGTGGTTGTGACCAAAACTGCGGGTACAGGCTCGGCAAATACAACAAATATTTTTGCTTTTTCGGCTGATGCATACTCAACGTGTGTTCCGCCTACATTACAGCCTGTTGGAACAGTTACTGCCAACTCGGCGGCAATCTCATGGACAGCCCCTGCCGGATCAACGGTCGCAAGCTATGATATTTATTATAGTACTTCGAATACAGTTCCTGCAAGTACTGCAACACCAAATTTTCCTGGAGAAACGGGAACTTCCAAAACTATTCCTGGTCTGAACTCAAACACGACTTATTATTATTGGGTAAGAACAAATTGTAGTACAGGAACGAGCCAAAGTGCATGGTCTTTTGGTGGAACGTTTAAAACAGCTTGTGCTGTATTTACGGTTCCATATACAGAGAATTTTGATACTACAAGTACGGGTTCAGCTTCAAATAACAATGCGCCAAGTTGCTGGTCATACCTTGAAAGCGCATCGTTTCCAGGTAATGGATATGTAAGCGGAACAACAAATGCTTTTACTTCACCTAATGCTTACTATCTAAATAATTCTAGTGCAACTTCGGGTAGTCAAATGTTGGTTTCACCTCCAACTACGAGCCTTTCAAACGGTACAAAACGTGTAAGGTTTTATGCAAAATCCACTACAGCCGGAACCACGCTATTAGTGGGTACTTTAGCAAATGCTGCAGATCCTGCTACTTTTACACAGATAGGGTCTCCTCTTGCCTTAACAACTACTCAAACGCAATATACGGTTAATATTCCTGCAGGTACTGATGTACAATTGGCATTTAAACACGGATTGACGGCAACATCCCGTACCATTTATATTGATGATATTACAGTTCAAGAAATTCCTTCTTGTCTTGAACCGACTGCTGTATCTGCTTCAGCTATTACATCTTCCGGGGCTACTATAGGTTGGACGGCTCCTGGGACAGTACCTGCGAATGGCTATGAAGTGTATTATAGTACTTCAAATGTAGCACCAACATCTTCTACAATATTAAATGGTACTAATTCAGCATCGTCTTCAACAACATCAGCTCCAATAAGCGGATTGTCTCCTGCTTCTACTTATTACGTATGGGTACGTTCTGTATGCAGTGGAACAGATAAAAGTATTTGGTCCTTACAAGCGACATTTATTACAGCTTGTGTATCGGTAGCAACATTTACTCAAAATTTTGATACTACTGCAGTAGATTCGCTACCTCCTTGTTGGACGAGTATTGGTACAAATACAACTTATGCAAAAGCATATGCATCTTCTGCTATGTCAGCTCCAAATGCAATGTATATTTATACATCCGGAACTTCTATAGGAATGGTTTCAACACCGGAGCTTTCAACATTACAATCAGGGAGTTATGTTCTTAAATTCAAAGGGAGAGGTAACTCAAGTGCTGGTGGAGTTGTACAGATAGGATATTTAACAAATCCGACAGATACTTCAACTTTTGTATCTATTGGCTCATATACGGCATCCAGCACGACTGCTGTAGATAATTTTACATTAAATATTACAGGAATACCTGCCGGAGTTAATAAATTGGTATTAAAACATACCGGTTCTCCTTCTTATAGTGTGCTTCTTGATGATATAAGTTATGAGCTTAGCGGGTTAGCCACTTCAGAAACATCTGTTAAAAAAAATGAAGTTAATGTATATCCAAATCCATTTACAGATGTATTGAGTATTTCTGATATTAAAGATGTAAAATCTGTTTCAGTAATGGATGTTACAGGAAGACTTGTTAAAAACATTGAAAATCCTTCCTCAGTTCTTCACTTAGGAGATTTAAAACAAGGATTGTATTTGGTTGTCCTGAACATGAACGACGGTTCCAAGCAGACAATCAAAGCAATTAAAAAATAA
- the rpmG gene encoding 50S ribosomal protein L33, whose protein sequence is MAKKGNRVQVILECTEHKESGVAGMSRYITTKNKKNTTERLELKKYNPVLKKVTVHKEIK, encoded by the coding sequence ATGGCAAAAAAAGGAAATAGAGTTCAAGTAATTCTTGAATGCACAGAGCATAAAGAAAGCGGAGTAGCAGGAATGTCTAGATACATCACTACTAAAAACAAAAAGAACACTACAGAGAGATTGGAGCTTAAAAAGTACAATCCTGTTCTTAAGAAAGTTACCGTTCACAAAGAAATTAAGTAA
- a CDS encoding fibronectin type III domain-containing protein yields the protein MRKNQPALVLGAIGLFAGSFALAQNYQQMPIQSGYNADVIANGVGSSMISTDNDVDGVSYAFVAKDFQLTSSSAALTYGLPVNGIINSVVATTPGLSYQLGNLSGPNSLRLSNANPTGTITFTTPKAAFTLYMLVTGGSGASTQNVTVNFSDGTSQQFSGISISDWYDGAGFAIQGLGRINRTNDVLEPSSTNPRMYQIALAIDAANQAKLIQSVAITKTSTTATFPNIFAFSVDAYSTCMPPTLQPVGTVTANSATISWTAPAGSTVASYDIYYSTSNTIPASTATPNFPGETGTSKTIPGLNSNTTYYYWVRTNCSTGTSQSAWSFGGTFKTACSVFTTPYTENFDTTSTGSTSNNNAPSCWSYLESASFPGNGYVSGTTNAFTSPNAYYLNNSSATSGSQMLVSPPTTSLSNGTKRVRFYAKSTTAGTTLLVGTLANAADPATFTQIGSPLALTTTQTQYTVNIPAGTDVQLAFKHGLTATSRTIYIDDITVQDIPSCLEPTAVTSSGITVNTATIGWTAPATVPAIGYEVYYSTSNVAPSVTTVLTPSNSATSTTTSAPLGGLISATTYYAWVRSVCSGTDKSVWSATSTVFTTACTTANLPYTIDFESVTTPALPVCTVNVNAGTGNNWGTVSAPGYGFTSKALQYSWNGSNAANTWFFTQGLNLTAGTQYTISYKYGNDTSVTYTEKLKIAFGTSATVAAMTNPIADYPAINDATAHTASVNFTVPATGVYYFGFNAYSDADQNHLFVDDISVTAAQLATAETSAKKNDINAYPNPFTDILNISDIKNVKSISVMDVAGRLVKNIETPSSTLHLGDLRQGVYLVVLNMNDGSKQTIKAIKK from the coding sequence ATGAGAAAAAATCAACCAGCTCTTGTGCTTGGAGCAATAGGATTATTTGCCGGTTCTTTTGCTTTAGCACAAAACTACCAGCAAATGCCAATCCAGTCAGGCTATAATGCAGATGTTATTGCCAATGGAGTAGGCTCGTCAATGATTTCTACTGACAATGATGTAGATGGAGTTTCTTATGCTTTTGTCGCTAAGGATTTTCAGCTAACATCAAGTAGCGCAGCTCTTACCTATGGACTTCCTGTGAATGGAATTATCAATTCAGTAGTGGCAACTACACCGGGATTGAGTTATCAACTAGGAAACCTTAGCGGACCAAATTCTTTAAGGCTTTCTAATGCGAATCCTACGGGAACGATAACTTTTACAACTCCTAAGGCAGCTTTTACACTGTACATGTTGGTTACCGGCGGAAGTGGAGCTTCAACACAGAATGTAACCGTTAATTTCTCAGATGGAACAAGTCAGCAATTTTCAGGAATTTCTATTTCTGACTGGTATGACGGAGCAGGATTTGCTATTCAAGGATTAGGTAGAATTAATAGAACGAATGATGTTCTAGAGCCCAGTAGTACCAATCCGAGAATGTATCAAATTGCCTTGGCGATTGATGCTGCTAATCAGGCGAAGCTGATTCAAAGTGTTGCTATTACAAAAACATCTACCACAGCGACATTCCCTAATATTTTTGCTTTTTCGGTAGATGCATATTCAACTTGTATGCCTCCTACATTACAACCGGTTGGAACAGTTACAGCTAATTCTGCTACAATTTCATGGACGGCTCCTGCCGGATCAACGGTCGCAAGCTATGATATTTATTATAGTACTTCGAATACAATTCCTGCAAGTACTGCAACACCAAATTTTCCTGGAGAAACGGGAACTTCCAAAACTATTCCTGGTCTGAACTCAAACACGACTTATTATTATTGGGTAAGAACAAATTGTAGTACGGGAACGAGCCAAAGTGCATGGTCTTTTGGTGGAACATTTAAAACAGCTTGTTCAGTCTTCACGACTCCATATACAGAGAATTTTGATACTACAAGTACAGGGTCAACATCAAATAACAATGCGCCAAGTTGCTGGTCATACCTTGAAAGCGCATCGTTTCCAGGTAATGGATATGTAAGCGGAACAACAAATGCTTTTACTTCACCTAATGCTTACTATCTAAATAATTCTAGTGCAACTTCGGGTAGTCAAATGTTGGTTTCGCCTCCAACTACGAGCCTTTCAAACGGTACAAAACGTGTAAGGTTTTATGCAAAATCCACTACAGCCGGAACCACGCTATTAGTGGGTACTTTAGCAAATGCTGCAGATCCTGCTACTTTTACACAGATCGGGTCTCCTCTTGCCTTAACAACTACTCAAACGCAATATACGGTTAATATTCCTGCAGGTACTGATGTACAATTGGCATTTAAACACGGATTGACGGCAACATCCCGTACCATTTATATAGATGATATTACAGTTCAGGATATTCCTTCTTGTCTAGAGCCAACTGCAGTTACATCATCGGGTATTACCGTTAATACGGCAACTATTGGTTGGACTGCTCCTGCTACGGTTCCTGCGATTGGATACGAAGTATATTACAGTACATCAAATGTGGCACCTTCAGTAACTACTGTATTAACTCCTTCCAATTCAGCAACGTCTACTACTACATCTGCTCCGTTGGGTGGCCTTATAAGTGCTACTACTTATTATGCCTGGGTGAGATCTGTTTGTAGTGGAACGGATAAGAGTGTTTGGAGTGCAACTTCGACTGTATTTACAACAGCTTGTACCACAGCCAATCTTCCTTATACCATAGATTTTGAAAGTGTAACAACACCTGCACTTCCTGTTTGTACAGTTAATGTAAATGCAGGCACAGGAAACAACTGGGGAACGGTGAGTGCTCCTGGTTACGGATTTACCAGCAAGGCGTTGCAATATTCTTGGAACGGTTCAAATGCTGCCAATACATGGTTCTTCACTCAAGGATTGAATCTGACGGCGGGAACTCAATATACAATTTCTTATAAGTACGGAAATGATACTTCGGTAACATATACAGAAAAGTTGAAGATAGCTTTCGGAACTTCCGCAACAGTTGCAGCAATGACCAATCCTATCGCAGATTACCCTGCCATTAATGATGCAACGGCTCATACAGCATCCGTTAATTTTACAGTTCCGGCTACAGGAGTTTATTATTTTGGATTTAATGCGTATTCAGATGCGGATCAAAACCATTTATTTGTTGATGACATCTCTGTTACGGCGGCACAGCTGGCAACTGCTGAAACTTCAGCTAAGAAAAATGACATTAATGCATACCCTAATCCGTTTACTGATATTTTAAATATTTCTGATATTAAAAACGTTAAATCTATCTCAGTAATGGATGTTGCAGGAAGACTTGTTAAAAATATTGAAACACCTTCTTCGACACTGCATTTAGGAGATTTGAGACAAGGAGTGTATTTGGTTGTTCTGAACATGAACGATGGTTCTAAACAGACAATCAAAGCAATTAAAAAATAA
- the lnt gene encoding apolipoprotein N-acyltransferase, whose amino-acid sequence MKYVLLTLISAMLLSISWPTYGVPFFIFVALVPLLMMEHGISKFSDYKRKSWVVFGLSYLCFIIWNIVTTGWLYGSKNPDGSHSLMAVLFPVLVNSLLYSLVFQCYHWYKNAQGTYWGLAFFVAIWMSFEKFHMNWELTWPWLNLGNSFSEYPKLIQWYDTLGATGGSFWILLINVLIFYTIRIWEAGRKRKDLIKNTSVVAALIIIPMVISVVRYNSFNEKPIGTVNILMLQPDLDPYAEKYSQDSLTIENDLLNLAERNSKGKIDYYIAPETALPGNGSISETAFEKSLILNSVKGFLSKHPGSVFSTGISSHRFYTSQNNLPKAAYQLNPELWVERYNSAVQITPDQKVEVYHKGKLVPGVEIFPYMDYLKPILGDAMLNLGGTVASLGTDKERVAFSNPYNKGKIAPIICYESIYGEFVTEYVKKGANFLGIMTNDSWWGVSEGHRQLLSYAKLRAIETRREIARAANSGISAHINAKGEIVEDTFYGDKTTLFAKINLYEKQTFYVKAGDLLTRFSIFALGFLLFYFIIKRFQKKTAKQQA is encoded by the coding sequence ATGAAATACGTTTTACTTACGCTCATTTCAGCGATGCTGCTGTCCATTTCGTGGCCGACTTACGGTGTTCCGTTTTTTATATTTGTTGCTTTGGTTCCTCTTCTGATGATGGAGCACGGGATTTCAAAATTTTCAGATTACAAAAGAAAAAGCTGGGTTGTTTTCGGACTCTCCTACTTATGTTTTATCATCTGGAATATCGTAACAACAGGCTGGCTGTACGGATCAAAAAATCCGGACGGAAGCCATTCCTTAATGGCGGTCTTATTCCCGGTTTTAGTCAATTCTTTACTGTATTCATTAGTATTCCAATGCTATCATTGGTACAAAAATGCGCAGGGAACATATTGGGGACTGGCATTTTTTGTGGCGATCTGGATGAGTTTTGAAAAATTCCATATGAATTGGGAGTTAACCTGGCCATGGTTGAATCTAGGAAATTCATTTTCAGAATACCCGAAACTAATACAATGGTATGATACATTAGGCGCTACGGGCGGAAGCTTCTGGATATTGCTCATCAACGTATTGATATTTTACACCATAAGAATCTGGGAAGCCGGCAGAAAGAGAAAGGATTTAATTAAAAATACTTCTGTTGTTGCTGCATTGATCATTATCCCGATGGTTATCTCAGTAGTACGATATAATAGTTTTAATGAAAAACCGATCGGAACGGTGAATATCTTAATGCTTCAACCGGATCTTGATCCTTATGCGGAAAAGTATTCACAAGACAGCCTGACAATTGAAAATGACCTTTTAAACCTGGCTGAGAGAAATTCAAAAGGAAAAATTGATTATTATATTGCTCCGGAAACAGCACTTCCAGGTAATGGTTCCATTTCCGAAACCGCTTTTGAGAAAAGCTTAATTTTAAATAGTGTAAAAGGATTTTTATCAAAACATCCGGGTTCCGTTTTTTCAACGGGAATTTCTTCTCACCGATTTTATACCAGTCAAAATAATCTTCCAAAAGCAGCTTATCAATTAAACCCCGAACTTTGGGTTGAACGATATAATTCAGCAGTTCAAATTACCCCCGATCAAAAAGTGGAAGTGTATCACAAAGGGAAATTAGTTCCCGGTGTAGAAATTTTCCCTTATATGGACTATTTAAAGCCTATTCTGGGCGATGCTATGCTCAATCTGGGAGGAACTGTTGCTTCTTTAGGAACAGACAAGGAAAGAGTCGCTTTTTCGAATCCTTACAACAAAGGAAAAATTGCCCCAATTATTTGCTACGAAAGTATCTATGGAGAATTCGTGACAGAATACGTAAAAAAAGGAGCCAACTTCCTGGGAATTATGACCAACGATTCCTGGTGGGGTGTTTCGGAAGGACATAGACAACTTCTGTCGTATGCGAAATTAAGAGCCATAGAAACCCGAAGAGAGATTGCACGTGCTGCAAACAGCGGTATCTCTGCCCATATCAACGCCAAAGGAGAAATTGTGGAAGATACTTTTTACGGAGACAAAACCACTCTTTTTGCGAAAATTAATCTCTATGAAAAACAAACCTTCTATGTAAAGGCAGGAGATCTCCTAACCCGATTTTCTATATTCGCTTTAGGATTTTTATTATTTTATTTTATCATAAAACGGTTTCAGAAAAAGACAGCTAAACAACAGGCTTAA
- a CDS encoding VanZ family protein — protein MLKKFYKISIVPYTLFLLYLMFFGMGRTQMEDNLLTIEPVFSTINFIKGCVSWKNIVIIVVGNVVMFIPFGFLGWIFPKLEDLKSLLFAFISTIMIVEAIQYFTRMGIFEVDDIILNTFGVFLGFLIRKFIEKKFQGLVA, from the coding sequence ATGTTAAAGAAATTTTATAAAATTAGTATTGTTCCTTATACTTTGTTTTTGCTCTATCTGATGTTTTTCGGGATGGGAAGGACTCAAATGGAGGATAATTTACTGACAATCGAACCGGTATTTTCTACGATAAATTTCATTAAAGGCTGTGTCTCCTGGAAAAATATTGTGATAATTGTTGTCGGGAATGTGGTGATGTTTATTCCTTTCGGATTTCTGGGCTGGATTTTTCCTAAGCTTGAAGACTTAAAAAGTCTGCTTTTTGCTTTTATTTCAACAATTATGATTGTTGAGGCCATTCAGTATTTTACAAGAATGGGAATTTTTGAAGTGGATGATATTATTCTGAATACTTTCGGAGTGTTTTTAGGCTTCTTGATAAGAAAATTTATCGAAAAGAAATTCCAGGGTTTGGTTGCATAA
- a CDS encoding DUF4295 family protein, whose protein sequence is MAKKVVATLQTGSKKMTKVVKMVKSSKSGAYVFEEKVMNADEVDGYLKK, encoded by the coding sequence ATGGCAAAGAAAGTAGTAGCAACCCTACAAACTGGGTCTAAAAAAATGACTAAAGTTGTGAAAATGGTTAAGTCATCTAAGTCAGGTGCTTACGTTTTCGAAGAAAAAGTAATGAATGCAGACGAAGTAGACGGTTATTTGAAAAAATAA
- a CDS encoding pyridoxal phosphate-dependent aminotransferase: MPNISNRAQQMPPSPVRKLVPFALKAKQKGTKVYHLNIGQPDIETPETALNALKNIDLKVLEYALSEGNLDYRKALTEYYHSLDFTDLTPDNFIVTNGGSEALNFAISTLCDNGDEVIIPEPYYANYNGFTSTFNVHVVAVPSTIDTGFALPPIEEFEKKITEKTRAIVICNPGNPTGYLYTREELQKLAEIALKYDIVVISDEVYREYVYDGKQQISMLAFPELSENCIIIDSESKRYSMCGVRIGCMITRSKKIHDAAMLFAQARLSPVLLGQIAATAAHQNDGAYIRAVREEYTHRRNVLVDQLNAIPGVICPKPKGAFYCVAELPVDDTEKFAQWLLEKYSNNNETIMVAPAGGFYSDPELGKKQVRIAYVLKEEDLKRSAEILKDALQQYRLEFNL, encoded by the coding sequence ATGCCTAATATTTCAAACAGAGCACAACAGATGCCGCCTTCGCCGGTAAGAAAACTGGTTCCTTTTGCATTGAAAGCAAAACAGAAAGGAACAAAAGTATACCACCTCAATATCGGGCAACCGGATATTGAAACCCCTGAAACAGCACTGAATGCTTTAAAAAACATTGATTTAAAAGTATTGGAATATGCACTTTCTGAAGGAAACCTAGACTATAGAAAAGCACTCACAGAATACTATCATTCTTTAGATTTTACTGATCTTACTCCTGATAACTTTATTGTCACCAACGGAGGATCAGAAGCTCTAAATTTTGCCATTTCGACTTTATGTGATAACGGGGACGAAGTAATCATTCCTGAGCCTTATTATGCCAATTATAACGGATTTACAAGTACTTTCAATGTACATGTAGTTGCAGTTCCTTCAACAATCGACACAGGTTTTGCACTTCCTCCTATCGAAGAATTCGAAAAGAAAATCACAGAAAAAACAAGAGCAATCGTTATCTGTAATCCCGGAAATCCTACAGGATATTTATATACCCGTGAAGAATTACAAAAATTAGCGGAAATTGCTTTGAAATACGATATTGTTGTCATCTCTGATGAAGTATACAGAGAATATGTATATGACGGAAAACAACAAATTTCAATGCTTGCCTTCCCTGAATTAAGCGAAAACTGCATTATTATCGATTCAGAATCTAAGCGTTATTCCATGTGCGGAGTAAGAATCGGATGCATGATTACCCGTTCTAAAAAAATCCATGACGCAGCAATGCTTTTTGCCCAGGCAAGATTAAGCCCGGTTCTTTTAGGTCAGATTGCAGCAACAGCGGCACACCAAAATGACGGAGCTTATATCAGAGCGGTAAGAGAAGAGTACACCCACAGAAGAAACGTACTGGTAGATCAGCTGAACGCTATTCCCGGAGTGATTTGCCCAAAACCGAAAGGAGCATTCTATTGTGTAGCAGAACTTCCGGTAGATGATACTGAAAAGTTTGCACAATGGTTGTTAGAAAAATATTCAAACAACAACGAAACCATTATGGTTGCACCTGCAGGAGGATTCTACAGTGATCCGGAGCTTGGTAAAAAACAAGTAAGAATTGCTTATGTCCTTAAAGAAGAAGATTTGAAAAGAAGTGCAGAAATTCTAAAAGATGCTTTACAGCAATACAGATTAGAATTCAATCTTTAA
- the murB gene encoding UDP-N-acetylmuramate dehydrogenase has protein sequence MQENFSLKAYNTFGVEAKTKYFAEVATTEELKEAINFSSSQSPKIPILFLGGGSNILFTKDFDGLAIKLNLKGISEEITGENEVLVTAKAGENWHSFVMYCLDKNYGGLENLSLIPGNVGTSPMQNIGAYGTEIKDIFVDCKVLDIENLELKTFNLEQCRFGYRDSIFKQEGKGKYVILEVTFRLTTKDHHIKTEYGAIKSELESLSIQEPTIQDISKAVVNIRQSKLPDPKEIGNAGSFFKNPTIPLAQFEELKEKFENIQGYPNGSFVKVPAGWLIEQSGWKGKQIGNVASHKLQALVIINATGNATGKEIFDFSTEIINSVKEKYGIELEREVNII, from the coding sequence ATGCAAGAAAATTTTTCATTAAAAGCTTACAATACTTTCGGGGTAGAAGCTAAAACAAAATATTTCGCCGAAGTTGCCACCACAGAAGAATTAAAAGAAGCGATTAACTTCTCTAGCTCTCAGAGTCCCAAAATTCCGATTTTATTTCTTGGAGGAGGAAGCAATATATTATTCACCAAAGATTTTGACGGACTTGCTATTAAGTTAAATTTAAAAGGAATTTCCGAAGAAATTACAGGAGAAAACGAAGTATTGGTAACCGCTAAAGCAGGGGAAAACTGGCATAGTTTTGTAATGTACTGTCTGGATAAAAACTACGGAGGTCTGGAAAACCTTTCCCTAATTCCCGGAAATGTAGGAACTTCTCCTATGCAGAATATCGGAGCTTACGGAACTGAAATAAAAGACATTTTTGTAGACTGCAAAGTGTTGGATATAGAAAATCTTGAACTCAAAACATTTAACCTTGAACAATGCAGATTCGGATACAGAGATTCTATTTTCAAGCAGGAAGGAAAAGGTAAATATGTAATTCTCGAAGTTACATTCAGGCTTACCACAAAAGACCATCATATTAAAACAGAATATGGAGCGATTAAATCTGAGTTGGAAAGTTTAAGTATTCAGGAACCTACCATTCAGGATATTTCTAAAGCTGTTGTCAATATCAGGCAAAGTAAACTTCCGGATCCAAAAGAGATCGGAAATGCAGGAAGCTTTTTTAAAAACCCGACCATTCCTTTGGCTCAATTTGAAGAATTAAAAGAAAAGTTTGAAAACATCCAGGGATACCCCAACGGAAGCTTCGTGAAAGTTCCTGCAGGCTGGCTGATCGAACAATCCGGCTGGAAGGGAAAACAAATCGGAAATGTAGCTTCACACAAGCTTCAGGCTTTGGTGATCATCAACGCAACAGGAAACGCAACCGGGAAAGAAATCTTCGACTTTTCTACTGAAATTATTAATTCCGTGAAAGAAAAATACGGCATTGAGCTGGAAAGGGAAGTGAATATTATTTGA
- the rpmB gene encoding 50S ribosomal protein L28: MSRICQITGKRAMVGNNVSHANNKTKRRFEINLLEKKFYLPEQDKHVTLKVSAHGLRVINKIGIEEAIERATRNGLIKKN; this comes from the coding sequence ATGTCAAGAATTTGCCAAATAACAGGAAAGCGTGCAATGGTTGGTAACAACGTTTCTCACGCTAATAACAAAACGAAGCGTCGTTTTGAAATTAACTTATTGGAGAAGAAGTTTTACCTTCCGGAGCAAGATAAGCACGTAACACTGAAAGTATCAGCTCATGGATTGAGAGTGATTAACAAGATTGGAATCGAGGAAGCTATTGAAAGAGCTACTAGAAACGGATTGATTAAAAAGAATTAA